One Purpureocillium takamizusanense chromosome 1, complete sequence genomic window carries:
- a CDS encoding uncharacterized protein (COG:J~EggNog:ENOG503NV2V) — MQSPANGRPAGKELSGLSAIEIHDAIQRGEVTVQQYVEDLIRQHEKRDGEIHAWVHYDKEYIRSQAKALDAVPTEVRGPLHGVAFGIKDIFLTRDMPTRYFSPFHEFDGNGASDSAAVGVLRASGALLLGKTATTELASTMVGGPCVNPRSKGGKSYTPGGSSSGSAAAVADGQVPIALGTQTGGSIVRPGSFCGVWAFKPTWGLVSTEGVSRCSVTCDTVGFFANHVDDLELVARVFRLELDTPERANSIKTPFEVRGARVAMIKTHVWELAKPATRAAWQRARELLVAAGAQVEDVDLPGGFARAHEWREVIAGSEARSAFLSRYLEDKDKLHETLRPFVERRHVPGRDDIIDAHDGIAALRREWDGIAARYDAIVTPSVPGEAPEGLGDTGSAVRTHSPTLHLFL; from the exons ATGCAATCGCCAGCGAACGGGCGACCAGCCGGTAAGGAGCTCAGCGGACTCTCGGCAATCGAGATTCATGATGCCATTCAGCGTGGCGAAGTCACGGTGCAGCAATATGTGGAGGATCTGATTCGGCAGCATGAGAAGAGAGACGGCGAAATTCACGCCTGGGTTCACTACGACAAGGAATACATCCGGTCACAGGCCAAGGCTCTAGATGCGGTACCGACCGAAGTGAGGGGCCCGCTACACGGTGTAGCATTTGGTATCAAGGACATCTTCCTCACGCGCG ACATGCCGACGAGGTACTTTTCCCCTTTCCACGAATTTGACGGCAACGGTGCGTCAGACTCGGCCGCCGTTGGGGTCCTGCGCGCGTCGGGGGCGCTGCTCCTTGGAAAGACGGCAACAACCGAGCTTGCGTCTACAATGGTGGGCGGACCCTGCGTGAACCCGAGgagcaagggcggcaagtcCTATACTCCCGGGGGTTCGTCCTCTGGctcggcggctgcggtgGCGGACGGCCAGGTACCGATCGCGTTGGGGACACAGACCGGCGGGAGTATTGTGCGGCCCGGATCCTTTTGCGGTGTTTGGGCATTCAAG CCAACATGGGGTCTTGTCTCGACGGAAGGCGTGAGCCGCTGCTCGGTGACGTGCGACACCGTGGGCTTCTTCGCAAACCACGTCGATGATCTTGAACTTGTCGCGCGTGTCTTCCGACTAGAATTGGACACACCAGAGCGCGCAAACAGTATTAAGACACCGTTTGAGGTACGCGGGGCCCGGGTTGCCATGATCAAGACGCACGTGtgggagctggccaagccgGCGACACGAGCGGCGTGGCAGCGTGCACGGGAGttgctcgtggcggcgggcgcgcaggtcgaGGATGTGGATTTGCCGGGAGGCTTTGCGCGGGCGCATGAATGGCGAGAGGTTATAGCTGGGAGCGAGGCGCGGTCTGCGTTTCTGTCAC GATACctggaggacaaggacaagctGCATGAGACCCTGCGCCCGTTTGTGGAGAGGCGGCACGTCCCAGGGCGGGACGACATAATCGACGCGCatgacggcatcgcggcccTACGCCGTGAGTGggacggcatcgcggccaGGTACGATGCGATCGTCACACCGAGCGTGCCGGGGGAGGCACCCGAGGGTCTAGGCGACACGGGCAGCGCGGTGCGTACACACTCGCCCACTTTGCATCTCTTTCTTTGA
- a CDS encoding uncharacterized protein (COG:J~EggNog:ENOG503NV2V) codes for MQSPANGRPAGKELSGLSAIEIHDAIQRGEVTVQQYVEDLIRQHEKRDGEIHAWVHYDKEYIRSQAKALDAVPTEVRGPLHGVAFGIKDIFLTRDMPTRYFSPFHEFDGNGASDSAAVGVLRASGALLLGKTATTELASTMVGGPCVNPRSKGGKSYTPGGSSSGSAAAVADGQVPIALGTQTGGSIVRPGSFCGVWAFKPTWGLVSTEGVSRCSVTCDTVGFFANHVDDLELVARVFRLELDTPERANSIKTPFEVRGARVAMIKTHVWELAKPATRAAWQRARELLVAAGAQVEDVDLPGGFARAHEWREVIAGSEARSAFLSRYLEDKDKLHETLRPFVERRHVPGRDDIIDAHDGIAALRREWDGIAARYDAIVTPSVPGEAPEGLGDTGSAVFNVMWTVLHAPTLNVPGFVGESGMPVGLTVVGGRYRDMEVLRAGRAIGEVFNESRV; via the exons ATGCAATCGCCAGCGAACGGGCGACCAGCCGGTAAGGAGCTCAGCGGACTCTCGGCAATCGAGATTCATGATGCCATTCAGCGTGGCGAAGTCACGGTGCAGCAATATGTGGAGGATCTGATTCGGCAGCATGAGAAGAGAGACGGCGAAATTCACGCCTGGGTTCACTACGACAAGGAATACATCCGGTCACAGGCCAAGGCTCTAGATGCGGTACCGACCGAAGTGAGGGGCCCGCTACACGGTGTAGCATTTGGTATCAAGGACATCTTCCTCACGCGCG ACATGCCGACGAGGTACTTTTCCCCTTTCCACGAATTTGACGGCAACGGTGCGTCAGACTCGGCCGCCGTTGGGGTCCTGCGCGCGTCGGGGGCGCTGCTCCTTGGAAAGACGGCAACAACCGAGCTTGCGTCTACAATGGTGGGCGGACCCTGCGTGAACCCGAGgagcaagggcggcaagtcCTATACTCCCGGGGGTTCGTCCTCTGGctcggcggctgcggtgGCGGACGGCCAGGTACCGATCGCGTTGGGGACACAGACCGGCGGGAGTATTGTGCGGCCCGGATCCTTTTGCGGTGTTTGGGCATTCAAG CCAACATGGGGTCTTGTCTCGACGGAAGGCGTGAGCCGCTGCTCGGTGACGTGCGACACCGTGGGCTTCTTCGCAAACCACGTCGATGATCTTGAACTTGTCGCGCGTGTCTTCCGACTAGAATTGGACACACCAGAGCGCGCAAACAGTATTAAGACACCGTTTGAGGTACGCGGGGCCCGGGTTGCCATGATCAAGACGCACGTGtgggagctggccaagccgGCGACACGAGCGGCGTGGCAGCGTGCACGGGAGttgctcgtggcggcgggcgcgcaggtcgaGGATGTGGATTTGCCGGGAGGCTTTGCGCGGGCGCATGAATGGCGAGAGGTTATAGCTGGGAGCGAGGCGCGGTCTGCGTTTCTGTCAC GATACctggaggacaaggacaagctGCATGAGACCCTGCGCCCGTTTGTGGAGAGGCGGCACGTCCCAGGGCGGGACGACATAATCGACGCGCatgacggcatcgcggcccTACGCCGTGAGTGggacggcatcgcggccaGGTACGATGCGATCGTCACACCGAGCGTGCCGGGGGAGGCACCCGAGGGTCTAGGCGACACGGGCAGCGCG GTCTTCAACGTCATGTGGACAGTGCTGCATGCACCGACGCTCAATGTGCCCGGCTTCGTGGGCGAAAGTGGCATGCCAGTGGGGTTGACAGTGGTTGGGGGGCGGTACAGAGATATGGAGGTTCTGAGGGCAGGAAGGGCCATTGGTGAGGTCTTCAACGAGAGCCGTGTATGA